In Campylobacter suis, the following proteins share a genomic window:
- a CDS encoding branched-chain amino acid transporter permease, whose amino-acid sequence MINVSSPEWLLFVAVLLAAVATFITRATPFYLMKSKGESKLMSVIQKHMGLMIMVILVSYGLKDVKFSVYPYGAAEILAFLTAIIIHLKLKNMLLTISISTAVYMSLLRFFTA is encoded by the coding sequence ATGATAAACGTAAGCTCGCCTGAGTGGCTTTTGTTTGTGGCGGTTTTGCTAGCAGCGGTGGCGACTTTTATCACACGTGCGACGCCGTTTTATCTGATGAAGAGCAAAGGCGAGAGCAAGCTTATGAGCGTCATACAAAAGCACATGGGGCTTATGATAATGGTTATCTTAGTAAGCTATGGCTTAAAGGATGTGAAATTTAGCGTGTATCCGTATGGGGCGGCGGAAATTTTAGCATTTCTTACCGCCATAATCATTCACTTAAAGCTTAAAAATATGCTTTTAACCATCTCTATCTCAACGGCTGTTTATATGAGTTTGCTACGCTTTTTTACCGCTTAG
- a CDS encoding AzlC family ABC transporter permease: MGYFPLGMAFGILAIGVGVSAFIAISLSFLTYAGAAQFMMVGLFASGTGLVEAFVVSYLVNLRHTFYGLALLKEYENLRFRLFNVATLTDETFAVFKMLKIEDVSERSRVFTALNFLCWFYWLTGTALGCFAGALISADMSGLEFSLTALFIAIVIEMFKSDRNFIVLGAAVLFGVIGVTLMPAKFMLVGSMGLCFVFLSLFKDKL, translated from the coding sequence ATGGGCTACTTTCCGCTTGGCATGGCTTTTGGCATTTTGGCTATTGGCGTGGGTGTGAGCGCATTTATAGCCATCTCGCTAAGCTTTCTTACATACGCAGGAGCCGCGCAGTTTATGATGGTGGGGCTGTTTGCTAGCGGGACTGGGCTAGTGGAGGCGTTTGTGGTGAGCTATCTTGTAAATTTACGTCACACTTTTTACGGGCTTGCTTTGCTTAAAGAGTATGAAAATTTGCGCTTTCGTTTGTTTAATGTCGCGACCTTAACAGATGAGACATTTGCCGTGTTTAAAATGCTAAAGATAGAGGATGTGAGCGAGCGAAGCCGTGTGTTTACAGCGCTAAATTTTCTTTGCTGGTTTTACTGGCTGACTGGCACGGCACTAGGGTGCTTTGCGGGTGCGCTTATAAGCGCTGATATGAGCGGGCTTGAGTTTAGCCTAACCGCACTTTTTATCGCCATCGTGATTGAAATGTTTAAAAGCGATAGAAATTTTATCGTGTTAGGTGCTGCCGTGCTGTTTGGCGTCATCGGTGTTACGCTAATGCCGGCTAAGTTTATGCTGGTGGGCTCGATGGGGCTTTGCTTCGTGTTTTTATCCCTGTTTAAGGATAAGTTATGA
- a CDS encoding Rrf2 family transcriptional regulator has product MKYPTKLADAIHILALIALNPNDSPSSAVIAKSVHTNPSYVRQLISALRKGGILLTEPGKTGAVLSKKAESITLFEIYTAILGEAPLLHQDTHTNPKCGVGVNIQHAIKDAYDIVQKNAENTMKEISLAQILKNYEIKISNISK; this is encoded by the coding sequence GTGAAGTATCCGACCAAACTAGCTGATGCCATCCATATCCTAGCGCTCATTGCCTTAAACCCAAACGATAGCCCAAGCTCTGCTGTCATCGCAAAAAGCGTGCATACAAATCCCTCCTACGTTCGCCAGCTTATTTCAGCACTTAGAAAGGGTGGGATTTTGCTAACTGAGCCTGGTAAAACGGGAGCCGTGCTATCAAAAAAGGCTGAAAGTATCACGCTTTTTGAGATATATACAGCCATCTTGGGTGAGGCGCCTTTGCTTCATCAAGATACACATACAAATCCAAAATGCGGTGTCGGGGTAAATATACAGCACGCTATAAAAGATGCATATGACATCGTGCAAAAGAACGCTGAAAATACGATGAAAGAGATAAGTTTAGCACAAATTTTAAAAAATTATGAAATAAAAATTTCTAATATTTCTAAGTAA
- the putP gene encoding sodium/proline symporter PutP, with protein MDFTSYIAIALYFGFLLVIGKISYNKNANMNEYLLDNRKLGPVVTALSAGASDMSGWMLLGVPGALYATGIATAWMAIGLTIGAYCNYLFLAKRLRVYTEVASDSITIPDFLENRFKDRTKVLRIISGLFILIFFTLYVSSGIIAGGKSFESFFGLPFSYGAIFTLTIVVFYTFFGGFKAVAITDAFQGTLMFIVLIAIPAVAYFNINLEGTSLLSEIKKIDPEHLNIFRDLNFWAILGLMSWGLGYFGQPHIIVRFMAIRSSAELAQARRIGIGWMAIGLIGAMISGLMGLVFFTQSGVTLSDPEIVFLKLGETLFHPFFVGIIVSAVLAAIMSTISSQLLVSASSVTKDFILAFYKHEISNNAQVAIGRYAVVAVAIIATVLAFGQKESVLNVVGNAWAGFGACFGPVLLFSLYLKRMSALAALLGMISGGVSVIAWIVLELNKEVYELLPGFVVSSIVILAVSFWGDALNKMSDEPNEQVIKDEFDKMKTRL; from the coding sequence GTGGATTTTACTTCGTATATCGCTATTGCTTTATATTTTGGTTTTTTACTTGTTATCGGTAAAATTTCATATAACAAAAATGCAAATATGAACGAGTATTTGCTAGACAATCGCAAGCTAGGGCCAGTAGTTACCGCACTAAGCGCTGGAGCAAGCGACATGAGTGGCTGGATGTTACTTGGTGTACCGGGCGCACTTTATGCGACTGGTATAGCAACTGCATGGATGGCGATAGGACTGACTATAGGGGCGTATTGCAACTACTTATTTCTGGCAAAACGCTTACGAGTTTATACGGAAGTTGCGAGCGATAGTATCACGATACCAGACTTTTTAGAAAATCGCTTTAAAGACCGCACGAAGGTTTTACGCATTATATCTGGGCTTTTTATACTTATATTTTTTACCCTTTATGTTAGTAGTGGCATAATCGCTGGTGGAAAGAGTTTTGAGAGTTTTTTTGGCTTGCCATTTTCCTATGGAGCTATTTTTACGCTAACTATCGTTGTATTTTACACATTTTTTGGCGGTTTTAAAGCGGTGGCTATAACAGACGCATTTCAAGGCACTTTGATGTTTATCGTACTTATCGCAATCCCTGCTGTAGCGTATTTTAATATAAATTTAGAAGGAACATCTCTTTTAAGCGAGATAAAAAAAATAGATCCCGAGCACCTAAATATTTTTCGAGATCTAAATTTTTGGGCTATTTTAGGTCTAATGTCTTGGGGGCTTGGTTACTTTGGGCAACCACACATCATCGTGAGATTTATGGCTATACGAAGTTCAGCTGAGTTAGCTCAAGCTCGGCGTATAGGCATCGGTTGGATGGCGATAGGGCTGATCGGAGCTATGATTAGCGGGCTTATGGGGCTTGTATTTTTTACGCAGTCTGGCGTTACACTTAGCGATCCTGAGATAGTATTTTTAAAGCTTGGCGAGACTTTGTTTCATCCGTTTTTTGTTGGCATTATAGTTTCTGCCGTACTTGCTGCGATTATGAGTACTATATCAAGTCAGCTTTTAGTCAGCGCAAGCTCGGTGACAAAAGATTTTATACTTGCATTTTACAAACATGAAATTTCAAATAATGCTCAAGTAGCCATAGGTAGATACGCCGTAGTAGCAGTTGCCATCATAGCAACCGTCTTAGCCTTTGGGCAAAAAGAGAGCGTGCTAAATGTTGTTGGCAATGCTTGGGCTGGGTTTGGAGCATGTTTTGGTCCGGTTTTACTTTTTAGTCTTTACCTAAAAAGAATGAGCGCATTAGCCGCACTTCTTGGCATGATAAGCGGAGGAGTTAGTGTTATAGCTTGGATAGTACTTGAACTAAACAAAGAGGTTTATGAGCTACTTCCTGGTTTTGTGGTCTCAAGTATTGTTATTTTAGCGGTAAGTTTTTGGGGAGACGCTTTAAATAAAATGAGCGATGAGCCAAACGAGCAAGTCATAAAAGATGAATTTGATAAGATGAAAACTAGGCTTTAA
- a CDS encoding amino acid ABC transporter permease has protein sequence MVGVISYYFYPRDMTPAQQAAYIKSYGVTLGLTVGGIAIGMVLGFTLAFLKFLQIKPLNFIIDEYIDMLRGTPIILQLLIFSVVIFATWEDNFYVALIALGLNSSAYVAEIVRSGINSVDKGQMEAARAMGLGYGTSMREIVMPQATKNILPALGNEFISLFKETSVVGYISVVDITMQSKSLQAVFYSPEPVIFAGVVYYVSIKFLTLLVKLLERRLNRHD, from the coding sequence ATTGTTGGCGTGATCTCGTACTACTTCTATCCGCGCGATATGACACCAGCCCAGCAAGCTGCGTACATAAAAAGCTATGGTGTGACACTTGGGCTTACAGTGGGCGGTATCGCTATTGGTATGGTGCTTGGATTTACCTTGGCGTTTTTGAAATTTTTACAGATAAAGCCTTTAAATTTTATCATAGACGAATATATCGATATGCTTCGTGGAACACCGATAATTCTTCAACTTTTGATATTTTCAGTGGTTATTTTTGCCACTTGGGAGGACAACTTTTATGTTGCACTCATTGCACTTGGGCTAAATAGCTCTGCCTATGTTGCAGAGATCGTACGAAGCGGTATAAATAGCGTTGATAAAGGTCAAATGGAGGCAGCGCGCGCGATGGGTCTAGGGTATGGCACATCAATGCGAGAGATAGTAATGCCACAAGCTACTAAAAACATACTGCCAGCACTTGGCAATGAGTTTATCTCTCTTTTTAAAGAGACCTCAGTTGTAGGCTACATCAGCGTCGTTGATATAACCATGCAAAGCAAGAGCCTTCAAGCGGTGTTTTATAGTCCCGAGCCAGTTATTTTTGCGGGCGTTGTGTATTATGTTAGTATCAAATTTCTCACACTGCTTGTGAAGTTGCTTGAAAGGAGATTAAATCGCCATGATTGA
- a CDS encoding amino acid ABC transporter ATP-binding protein: MIEIRNLCKNYGDLQVLKDISVDIKQGEIIAIIGPSGGGKSTFLRCINRLEEPSSGHIKINGEDIVSKDVDINKIRQKISMVFQHFNLFANKNVMQNLTLAPIKSGVFSKDEAEKKAEELLKSVGLSDKKFAFPHKLSGGQKQRIAIARSLAMNPDAILFDEPTSALDPEMIGEVLDIMKDVAARGLTMLVVTHEMGFARNVASRIFFMDGGKIAVDDTPKNVFENPQNPRLREFLGKVLNH, from the coding sequence ATGATTGAGATTAGAAATTTATGCAAAAACTACGGTGATTTGCAGGTTTTAAAAGACATTAGTGTTGATATAAAACAAGGCGAGATAATCGCTATTATAGGACCAAGTGGTGGTGGCAAAAGCACATTTTTACGCTGTATAAATCGTCTAGAAGAGCCAAGTAGTGGACATATAAAGATAAATGGTGAAGATATAGTAAGTAAAGATGTTGATATAAATAAAATTCGTCAAAAAATCAGTATGGTTTTTCAGCATTTTAACCTGTTTGCCAATAAAAATGTTATGCAAAACCTAACTTTAGCACCTATAAAATCAGGTGTTTTTAGCAAAGATGAGGCTGAAAAAAAAGCAGAAGAGCTGCTAAAAAGTGTGGGCTTAAGTGATAAAAAGTTTGCTTTTCCACATAAGCTTTCAGGGGGTCAAAAACAGCGTATAGCAATAGCTAGAAGCTTAGCGATGAATCCAGACGCTATACTTTTTGATGAGCCAACATCTGCACTTGATCCTGAGATGATAGGCGAGGTTCTTGATATAATGAAAGATGTAGCGGCTAGGGGACTTACTATGCTTGTAGTAACCCATGAGATGGGCTTTGCTCGCAATGTAGCAAGTAGAATTTTCTTTATGGATGGCGGAAAAATAGCCGTTGATGATACACCAAAAAATGTATTTGAGAACCCACAAAATCCAAGACTTAGAGAATTTTTAGGAAAAGTATTAAATCATTAA
- a CDS encoding transporter substrate-binding domain-containing protein has translation MKKFLALFAAASISLFATELKIGTAANYPPFEYIDEQNKITGFDIDLVDELSRRLDFKFKIVNMSFDGLIPALKAGKIDVIASAMSATDDRRKSIDFTNSYYITENIYIRKANNAEVKDKESLNGKRVGVQQGTVQELAANAIAGAKVVLAEDTAPLVMGLKAGKFAALIFDSSIGYGYLKKNPDLEEFYKESDGSEGFSMAFDKGKNTELIAKINAAFEEMKKDGSYDKLLEKYDLK, from the coding sequence ATGAAAAAATTTTTAGCACTATTTGCAGCGGCTAGTATTAGTCTTTTTGCGACAGAACTTAAGATAGGCACAGCTGCTAACTATCCACCATTTGAGTATATCGATGAGCAAAACAAGATAACTGGCTTTGATATAGATCTTGTTGATGAACTTTCAAGGCGCTTGGACTTTAAATTTAAGATAGTAAATATGAGCTTTGACGGACTTATCCCAGCACTAAAAGCTGGCAAGATAGATGTTATCGCAAGTGCGATGAGTGCGACTGATGATAGAAGAAAGTCGATAGATTTTACAAATTCGTATTATATAACCGAAAATATCTATATCCGCAAAGCTAACAATGCTGAAGTTAAAGATAAAGAAAGCCTTAACGGTAAGAGAGTTGGTGTGCAACAAGGCACAGTCCAAGAGCTAGCAGCAAATGCAATAGCAGGCGCAAAAGTTGTTCTAGCAGAGGATACTGCTCCGCTTGTTATGGGTCTTAAGGCTGGCAAATTTGCAGCACTTATCTTTGATAGTTCAATAGGTTATGGCTACTTGAAGAAAAATCCAGATTTGGAAGAATTTTACAAAGAGTCAGATGGTAGCGAGGGCTTTTCAATGGCGTTTGATAAGGGCAAAAATACTGAACTTATCGCAAAGATAAATGCAGCTTTTGAAGAGATGAAAAAAGATGGTAGCTATGATAAGCTACTTGAAAAATATGATTTAAAGTAA
- a CDS encoding basic amino acid ABC transporter substrate-binding protein produces the protein MKKIFAFVLACFVTLGAADLRIGTEPTFPPFEYLDDHNKIVGFDVDLVDELAKRAGFSYEFVQMNFDGLISALKAGKINAIVSGMSATDARRKSVDFTDSYFATENLFLRKKGNTEISSKESLKGKRLGAQQGSIQEIAANAVAGAKVLPFENSVTVATSLKAGKIDAMIVDTSVGYGFLKKNPDLEEFLKEPDGSDGFAIAFDKDKNTELIAKINAALAEIKKDGTYDKLLEKYDLK, from the coding sequence ATGAAAAAAATTTTTGCATTCGTTTTGGCGTGTTTTGTTACACTTGGTGCGGCTGATTTAAGAATAGGTACAGAGCCTACATTCCCTCCGTTTGAGTATCTTGATGATCACAACAAGATTGTCGGCTTTGATGTTGATCTTGTTGATGAGCTTGCTAAAAGAGCTGGCTTTAGCTATGAGTTTGTTCAGATGAACTTTGATGGGCTTATATCTGCTTTAAAGGCTGGAAAGATAAATGCGATAGTAAGCGGTATGAGTGCTACTGACGCAAGAAGAAAATCGGTTGACTTTACAGACTCTTACTTTGCAACTGAAAATTTGTTTTTACGCAAAAAAGGAAATACTGAAATTTCAAGTAAAGAGAGCCTAAAAGGAAAACGCCTAGGTGCACAACAAGGCTCTATACAAGAGATTGCTGCAAATGCTGTTGCTGGCGCAAAAGTACTACCTTTTGAAAATTCAGTAACTGTTGCCACTAGCCTAAAAGCTGGTAAAATCGATGCTATGATAGTTGATACTTCGGTTGGATATGGCTTTTTAAAGAAAAATCCTGATCTGGAAGAATTTCTAAAAGAGCCAGATGGAAGTGACGGCTTTGCTATAGCCTTTGATAAAGACAAAAACACTGAACTTATCGCAAAGATAAATGCTGCTCTTGCTGAGATAAAAAAAGACGGCACATACGATAAGTTGCTAGAAAAATACGACCTTAAGTAA
- the thiD gene encoding bifunctional hydroxymethylpyrimidine kinase/phosphomethylpyrimidine kinase: MKNILIIAGSDSVGGAGMQADIKTCEAFGCYCATAITAITAQNTNGVSGVLAVAPEILDAQLKMIDDELCIDAVKIGMLFNAELIKVVKTWLERVSSRVPIVIDPVCVAKSGAKLLQDDALNELKELLKFATIATPNLDEAKILNLDFNNLPCDILLKRTNLSEICEDSLFYKDGKIVKFQETLLEPNIMHGAGCSFSSAIACGLALKNELENSIKNAKKFITNSIKYAYKTNFGVRLLNHKKGIYE; encoded by the coding sequence ATGAAAAATATCCTTATCATAGCTGGAAGTGATAGCGTTGGTGGTGCTGGCATGCAGGCTGATATAAAGACTTGCGAGGCATTTGGTTGCTACTGCGCAACTGCTATTACGGCAATCACTGCGCAAAATACAAATGGTGTAAGTGGTGTTTTGGCTGTAGCGCCTGAAATTTTAGACGCTCAATTAAAGATGATAGATGATGAGCTTTGTATAGATGCCGTAAAAATCGGTATGCTTTTTAATGCCGAGCTTATAAAGGTTGTAAAGACTTGGCTGGAGCGTGTAAGCTCTCGTGTGCCCATCGTGATTGATCCAGTTTGTGTAGCAAAATCTGGAGCAAAGCTGTTGCAAGATGACGCACTTAACGAGTTAAAAGAGCTTTTAAAATTTGCTACTATCGCTACACCAAACCTTGATGAGGCAAAAATTTTAAATCTTGATTTTAATAATTTGCCTTGCGATATTTTGTTAAAAAGAACGAACCTTAGTGAAATTTGTGAAGATTCGCTTTTTTATAAAGATGGAAAGATTGTAAAATTTCAAGAGACACTTTTGGAGCCAAATATAATGCACGGAGCTGGTTGTAGCTTTTCAAGTGCGATAGCTTGTGGTTTGGCATTAAAAAATGAGCTAGAAAATTCTATTAAAAATGCAAAAAAATTCATTACAAATTCTATAAAGTATGCTTATAAAACAAACTTTGGCGTAAGGTTGTTAAATCATAAAAAGGGTATTTATGAGTGA
- the thiE gene encoding thiamine phosphate synthase gives MSEIYALSDDILSPDEFIINHAREILKSGIKLYQYRCKKENKNEKIALELLSLCQEFGAKFIINDDVEFAKKIGANSVHIGKDDDSLIKAREILGKDAFIGVSCYDDLDLALKAEQNGASYVAFGAVFPSLTKPNTTSVSLETIKKAKQILKIPVCVIGGINASNIAQLIELKVDYIAIVRAIYEPNTITKNIENLQKASRI, from the coding sequence ATGAGTGAAATTTATGCCTTGAGTGATGATATTTTAAGTCCAGATGAGTTTATTATAAATCATGCAAGAGAAATTTTGAAATCAGGCATAAAACTCTATCAATATAGATGTAAAAAAGAAAATAAAAACGAAAAAATAGCGCTAGAACTTTTATCGCTTTGTCAAGAATTTGGTGCAAAATTTATAATAAATGACGATGTAGAGTTTGCCAAGAAAATAGGCGCAAATTCTGTTCATATCGGCAAAGATGATGACTCACTTATAAAAGCCCGTGAAATTTTAGGCAAAGATGCTTTTATAGGGGTTAGCTGCTATGATGATTTGGATTTGGCATTAAAAGCAGAACAAAATGGAGCTAGTTATGTAGCCTTTGGTGCAGTTTTTCCAAGCCTTACAAAGCCAAATACAACTTCAGTGAGCCTAGAAACTATAAAAAAAGCAAAGCAAATTTTAAAAATCCCAGTATGTGTCATAGGTGGCATAAATGCTTCAAATATCGCGCAACTCATAGAGTTAAAGGTGGATTATATCGCTATTGTTAGAGCAATTTATGAGCCAAATACAATAACTAAAAATATAGAAAATTTGCAAAAAGCAAGCCGCATTTAA
- the luxS gene encoding S-ribosylhomocysteine lyase, with product MPLLDSFCVDHTIMNAPGVRLAKTMKTPKGDDISVFDLRFCKPNKNILPERGIHTLEHLFAGFMRDHLNTTGVEIIDISPMGCRTGFYMSLIGVPSIKAIQDAWSASMNDILAVKDQSKIPELNEYQCGTYKMHSLDEAHTIARKILDAGIGYIDNEAIKLDVDAKGLKH from the coding sequence ATGCCATTACTTGACAGCTTTTGCGTTGATCACACGATCATGAATGCCCCAGGAGTACGCTTAGCAAAGACCATGAAAACACCAAAGGGCGATGACATCAGCGTTTTTGACCTACGCTTTTGCAAACCAAATAAGAATATATTACCAGAGCGTGGTATACATACTCTCGAGCACCTTTTTGCTGGTTTTATGAGAGATCATCTAAACACAACAGGCGTTGAGATTATCGATATATCGCCTATGGGCTGTCGGACTGGCTTTTATATGAGCCTTATAGGAGTTCCTAGCATTAAAGCCATACAAGATGCGTGGAGCGCAAGTATGAATGATATTTTGGCAGTAAAAGATCAGAGTAAAATTCCTGAGCTAAATGAGTATCAGTGCGGTACATATAAGATGCATTCGCTTGATGAGGCACACACTATCGCACGCAAAATTTTAGACGCTGGTATCGGCTACATCGACAATGAAGCAATAAAGCTTGATGTTGATGCCAAAGGTCTAAAACACTAA
- the upp gene encoding uracil phosphoribosyltransferase produces MPNVRLISHPLIEHKLSILRDKNTQSFQFRMVVDEISHLMIFEATRKLALRDVSVQTPVAKTTAKKLATKIMICPILRAALGMLDSVFTIIPDAAVGFLGFQRNEATAQAEFFYAKLPPDASSRTAIIIDPMFATGGTAIDAVKFLKEKGVKEIKFISIIAAPEGLKRFSEIYPDVDVYTAAIDERLDEKNYIVPGLGDAGDRVFNTLD; encoded by the coding sequence TTGCCAAATGTCCGCCTTATATCCCACCCTCTTATAGAACACAAACTTAGCATTTTACGAGATAAAAACACTCAGTCTTTTCAGTTTCGAATGGTAGTTGATGAGATTAGTCACCTAATGATATTTGAAGCCACAAGGAAACTAGCCTTGCGTGATGTTAGCGTGCAAACTCCTGTGGCAAAAACAACTGCTAAAAAACTAGCTACAAAGATTATGATATGTCCTATTTTAAGAGCTGCACTTGGTATGCTTGATAGTGTTTTTACCATTATTCCAGATGCAGCGGTGGGATTTTTGGGATTTCAAAGAAATGAAGCTACAGCACAAGCTGAATTTTTCTACGCAAAACTACCACCAGACGCCTCTTCACGCACAGCCATCATTATAGATCCTATGTTTGCCACTGGGGGAACAGCCATAGATGCGGTAAAATTTCTAAAAGAAAAGGGCGTTAAAGAGATAAAGTTTATATCTATCATAGCGGCTCCAGAAGGACTAAAGCGTTTTAGTGAAATTTACCCAGATGTTGATGTGTATACGGCTGCTATTGATGAAAGGCTAGATGAGAAAAACTACATAGTGCCTGGTCTTGGAGATGCTGGAGATAGGGTTTTTAACACACTTGACTAA
- a CDS encoding malic enzyme-like NAD(P)-binding protein → MSKITKEEALEYHIGGKIEIAVKTSCETARDLSMAYTPGVAEPCKAIEADNELAYTYTNKANLVAVITDGTAVLGLGDIGAVAGKPVMEGKAVLFKKFANVDAFDIELDEHDPDKIVEICKALAPTFGGINLEDIRAPKCFEIERKLQEAVDIPVMHDDQHGTAMITSAGMINAMEISGKDISKIKIVVSGAGAAGIACAKMYKALGAKNIVMVDSKGVIHSERTDLTPEKVEFAIKTDDRTLEDAMNGADMFLGLSKPGVVTKEMVKSMNAEPIIFALSNPTPEIFPEEVAEVRSDVMMGTGRSDYPNQVNNVLGFPFIFRGALDVRAKKITENMKMAAAKALAKLAKEPVPAEVCKAFGVSELKFGKDYIIPKPFDSRVLAAVAPAVAKAAIQDGVARIKDFDIKAYTEKLSKGL, encoded by the coding sequence ATGAGTAAGATTACAAAAGAAGAGGCATTAGAATATCATATCGGGGGGAAAATAGAGATTGCTGTAAAAACCTCATGTGAAACAGCACGAGATCTATCTATGGCTTATACACCAGGCGTTGCTGAACCATGCAAGGCTATAGAGGCTGATAACGAACTAGCCTATACATATACAAACAAAGCAAACCTAGTTGCCGTCATCACTGATGGTACAGCGGTGCTTGGTCTAGGAGATATCGGCGCAGTAGCTGGTAAGCCAGTCATGGAAGGTAAGGCGGTTTTATTTAAGAAATTTGCAAATGTCGATGCCTTTGATATCGAGCTAGATGAGCATGATCCTGATAAGATCGTTGAAATTTGCAAAGCTCTTGCACCGACATTTGGTGGCATAAACCTAGAAGACATACGCGCACCGAAGTGTTTTGAGATAGAAAGAAAGCTTCAAGAAGCAGTCGATATCCCTGTAATGCACGATGATCAGCACGGAACAGCCATGATAACAAGTGCTGGCATGATAAATGCTATGGAAATTTCAGGCAAAGACATAAGCAAGATAAAGATAGTAGTAAGTGGCGCGGGTGCTGCTGGTATAGCATGCGCGAAGATGTATAAAGCACTTGGTGCAAAAAATATAGTCATGGTAGACAGCAAGGGTGTTATACATAGCGAGCGCACCGACCTAACACCTGAAAAAGTAGAATTTGCCATAAAAACAGATGATCGCACACTTGAAGATGCGATGAATGGTGCTGATATGTTCCTTGGTCTTTCAAAGCCTGGCGTAGTAACAAAAGAGATGGTAAAGTCTATGAATGCTGAGCCTATCATCTTTGCTCTTTCAAACCCAACACCTGAAATTTTCCCAGAAGAGGTAGCAGAAGTTCGCTCTGATGTAATGATGGGAACTGGTAGAAGCGACTATCCAAACCAAGTAAATAATGTCCTTGGCTTTCCATTTATCTTCCGCGGAGCACTTGATGTAAGGGCAAAAAAGATCACTGAAAATATGAAAATGGCAGCAGCCAAGGCACTTGCCAAGCTTGCAAAAGAGCCAGTCCCAGCTGAAGTTTGCAAGGCATTTGGTGTAAGCGAGCTAAAATTTGGCAAAGACTACATTATACCAAAGCCATTTGATAGCCGTGTCCTAGCGGCTGTAGCTCCTGCAGTGGCAAAAGCAGCCATACAAGACGGGGTAGCTCGCATTAAAGACTTTGACATAAAAGCCTACACAGAAAAACTTTCAAAAGGACTTTAA